In the genome of Methylophaga nitratireducenticrescens, one region contains:
- a CDS encoding TniQ family protein → MENKYHLPVQCLLLEGESLPGLLSRATHVNSYASMFSIANYFGMETSGNGLTKNHMRMLAKGNVNIEALASFTGEEPLRVKQAALTLRSPMPGTVSDDYISFNSWRFCPSCVREGRPHQRAWLISFVTACPEHQCQLVDSCHACGTTYSTAHMLSRFCLVCHKPANKIIASEQELECTEALMDKIDNVNAIEKLLDRLMLGWLLTSPDCLRPHHRLSPQLKSVSEMRDLIDRLWPYCSDEPTFTQSLANFQNQVVAKWQYLPNLPSAIKERALSAGGKFNNTVPDNENRTFELPVSVWWAPINETARSAGISAFVLKKLIEEKYIASKVFNDTGDDKKQHKFLMVNLDSVNELIGKLIQKAQPYNGKISLTSIKHYPIEEIVHGVLSEKLPIYFKGKNLINQLYVLNIDTEKAKRKELRPDDALTVKEAGEVLHTYHSVVVDLINHGFLLEHDSSGSRRLLIKRDSLDRFKDKFIVIGSIAEELGENATNLAEKLAAVGITPQPDNTLVKIYLKKKLKDLDIQRIKSMASYDTKTGRKPSYNQENVSSLRVKNLILLIDKHGGITDFTRKFGGSEGTLSMMLRERKSFGNLAVRRMEKKVGLPEGWFDSRNNDSSKFK, encoded by the coding sequence TTGGAAAATAAATATCACTTGCCAGTGCAGTGTTTGCTGTTGGAGGGTGAATCACTGCCTGGCCTATTATCACGTGCAACGCATGTAAATTCATACGCCAGCATGTTTTCAATTGCTAATTATTTCGGTATGGAAACAAGCGGAAATGGTTTAACAAAAAATCATATGCGTATGCTGGCAAAAGGTAATGTCAACATAGAGGCACTGGCAAGTTTTACTGGTGAAGAACCTCTTCGAGTAAAACAAGCTGCTCTAACACTTCGAAGTCCGATGCCTGGTACAGTCTCGGACGACTATATCTCATTTAACAGCTGGCGATTTTGCCCATCATGTGTCAGAGAAGGTCGTCCCCATCAAAGAGCTTGGTTGATTTCGTTTGTAACTGCGTGTCCAGAACATCAATGTCAATTAGTGGATAGCTGCCATGCTTGTGGGACGACATACTCAACCGCTCATATGCTATCCAGGTTCTGTTTAGTATGTCATAAGCCAGCAAATAAAATTATTGCTTCAGAACAAGAGTTAGAATGCACAGAAGCACTTATGGACAAAATTGATAATGTGAATGCAATTGAAAAGTTACTTGATCGATTGATGCTTGGATGGCTTTTAACGAGTCCAGATTGTCTTCGTCCACATCATAGACTAAGTCCACAACTCAAATCTGTTTCAGAAATGAGAGACCTAATCGATAGGTTATGGCCATATTGTTCTGACGAACCTACGTTCACTCAGTCTCTTGCAAATTTCCAGAATCAGGTTGTTGCAAAATGGCAATACCTACCAAATCTGCCGAGTGCAATCAAAGAAAGAGCGCTATCTGCTGGGGGGAAATTCAACAATACAGTTCCTGATAATGAAAACCGCACATTCGAACTACCAGTTTCTGTCTGGTGGGCACCTATCAATGAGACAGCGAGGAGTGCTGGCATTTCTGCCTTTGTACTCAAAAAGCTAATCGAGGAAAAATATATAGCATCCAAAGTATTCAACGATACAGGTGATGACAAAAAGCAGCATAAATTTCTAATGGTCAATCTTGATTCGGTTAATGAGCTGATTGGCAAACTTATTCAAAAAGCACAGCCATATAATGGGAAAATTAGCCTAACAAGCATTAAGCACTACCCTATTGAAGAAATTGTTCATGGCGTTCTTTCAGAAAAGTTACCCATCTACTTCAAAGGAAAAAATTTAATCAATCAACTATATGTTCTTAACATAGATACTGAAAAGGCTAAAAGGAAAGAGCTCAGACCTGATGACGCATTAACGGTAAAAGAGGCTGGCGAGGTATTGCACACTTACCATTCTGTAGTAGTTGATTTGATAAATCATGGTTTTTTACTGGAACATGACTCCTCAGGGAGTAGAAGACTTTTGATTAAAAGGGATTCACTAGATCGATTTAAAGATAAATTTATTGTGATCGGGAGTATCGCTGAAGAATTGGGAGAGAATGCGACAAACCTTGCCGAAAAACTTGCTGCTGTCGGTATTACGCCTCAGCCGGATAATACTTTGGTTAAGATTTATCTGAAAAAGAAATTAAAGGATCTCGATATACAAAGGATTAAGTCAATGGCTTCTTATGACACTAAAACAGGAAGAAAACCATCATACAACCAAGAAAATGTTTCCTCCTTAAGGGTTAAAAATTTAATTTTGCTTATTGATAAACATGGAGGAATCACTGATTTCACCAGAAAATTTGGTGGTTCAGAGGGTACCCTGTCAATGATGCTTAGGGAAAGAAAAAGCTTTGGTAATCTTGCAGTAAGGCGTATGGAGAAAAAAGTTGGCCTCCCAGAAGGCTGGTTTGACTCCAGAAATAATGACAGTAGTAAATTCAAATAA
- a CDS encoding hexameric tyrosine-coordinated heme protein — MKPLYSIILMTLPFLMPVTLSANEMAADDNYVPTLITETPYEGRQLAIKLVRKTIGTIQTDAAAKHRVRAKYAEDPALLIDAAELVAIEFKTIAIANDYWRK; from the coding sequence ATGAAACCACTTTATTCAATAATCTTGATGACACTGCCATTTTTAATGCCTGTTACTCTGTCTGCCAATGAAATGGCCGCTGATGATAACTATGTTCCTACTTTAATCACGGAAACACCGTATGAAGGCCGTCAGTTAGCCATTAAATTAGTGCGTAAAACGATTGGAACAATTCAAACTGACGCTGCAGCAAAACATCGTGTGAGAGCCAAATATGCTGAAGATCCTGCACTTCTAATAGATGCTGCTGAGCTTGTGGCAATAGAATTCAAAACGATAGCTATTGCCAACGATTATTGGCGTAAATAA
- a CDS encoding integrase catalytic domain-containing protein, translating into MAGLSLSKGESLSINGKTYSCAGKGPGGRYKLIPHKGRVDKYLSADELYDLSLRNKIELHETSDYYREMPNFQVNLSTIPENQLDEVLMRHFYMTEMDAYRRNGGKLSEKPVTNFVIQTHKKYLKNCHELDRTAIKNSPSEATVRRWYRYWQKSGGNVLSLIRSPSGNTHSKLSPEQLELLEEIIKSVYLNKHRRSARNVHELMAAKIDLENRQRSANGQKLIDTPSYNTLCRHIQKLDKYEVLTSRFSHEYAYKMTRHQRMSPIVSKHLELVQADHTQADVYVDLGLGVLVRPWVTLLVDRYSEAILGFWISPYAPNADTVMNALKMAISPKIMSEMGGNTTWQWPMFGIPDELILDNGKDFLGRDLEQAAIELGITLSYSPPRQAFYKAEVEREFGKTNKRLFSKYNGQVYKYEPEKHGLDYPHLSFDEFKELFLQWIVTLRHITPNKDGYTPNQLWANSIQKNGFAGSGLEEDYVKLCLSKSSRKRFSIQPDGVHFNSLTFNNEWLSRYRNQIVSHYDGKNPTVEFKWSESDVGVIWVFDELNHTFFEVKSKEKIAHGRSFFNHKVVLREKNNRKKANLSRHEYHDAVLALENKIDEFTQAKGTKKLPAKAARYIKGGPNKSKRKINKPSQPELPRTLSNQSHSEEGADEFRTMKDELTDEIENIPDEIEF; encoded by the coding sequence ATGGCTGGCTTAAGTCTTTCAAAAGGTGAAAGTCTCTCAATAAACGGCAAAACTTATTCATGTGCTGGGAAAGGTCCCGGCGGCAGATATAAGTTGATTCCGCATAAAGGTCGAGTAGACAAATATCTATCAGCAGATGAGTTGTATGACTTATCTCTTCGAAACAAAATTGAACTGCATGAAACCTCAGATTATTACCGGGAAATGCCAAATTTTCAGGTGAATCTCTCTACTATTCCAGAAAATCAACTTGATGAAGTATTGATGCGTCATTTTTATATGACAGAAATGGATGCCTATCGGCGAAATGGAGGCAAACTCTCTGAAAAACCTGTAACTAATTTTGTAATTCAAACTCACAAAAAATATCTAAAAAACTGCCACGAGCTTGATAGAACAGCTATCAAAAACAGCCCCAGCGAAGCTACAGTGAGACGCTGGTATCGCTATTGGCAAAAGTCTGGTGGGAATGTCCTGAGCCTTATTAGATCGCCATCAGGCAACACTCATTCCAAATTGAGTCCAGAGCAATTAGAGCTTCTTGAAGAAATTATTAAGTCAGTTTATTTGAATAAACATCGCCGTTCGGCCAGAAATGTTCATGAGCTCATGGCTGCGAAAATTGATTTAGAAAATAGGCAGCGTAGTGCCAACGGGCAGAAGTTAATCGACACACCGAGTTATAACACGCTATGTCGCCACATTCAAAAACTTGATAAATACGAAGTTTTAACTTCGCGTTTCAGCCATGAATACGCCTACAAAATGACTCGTCACCAGAGAATGTCACCGATCGTCAGTAAACACCTTGAACTTGTCCAGGCAGATCACACACAAGCAGATGTTTATGTCGATCTCGGTTTAGGTGTGCTGGTAAGACCATGGGTAACACTGTTAGTTGATCGTTACAGTGAGGCGATTCTGGGGTTTTGGATTTCTCCATACGCACCAAATGCTGACACGGTCATGAATGCGTTGAAGATGGCTATTAGTCCAAAGATCATGAGTGAAATGGGCGGCAATACAACTTGGCAGTGGCCTATGTTTGGGATCCCTGATGAATTAATCCTAGACAATGGTAAGGACTTTCTTGGTCGAGATCTTGAACAAGCTGCTATCGAATTAGGTATTACTCTTAGCTATTCGCCTCCCCGACAGGCCTTTTATAAAGCTGAAGTTGAGCGAGAGTTTGGTAAAACAAACAAACGTTTATTTTCCAAGTACAACGGTCAGGTATACAAATACGAACCAGAGAAACACGGCTTAGATTATCCTCACTTATCGTTTGATGAATTTAAAGAACTTTTTTTACAGTGGATTGTAACTCTACGGCATATAACGCCTAACAAGGATGGTTATACCCCTAATCAATTATGGGCTAATTCAATACAAAAGAATGGTTTTGCAGGTTCTGGACTTGAAGAGGACTACGTAAAACTATGTTTATCAAAGTCCAGCAGAAAGCGTTTTAGTATTCAACCGGACGGGGTCCACTTCAACTCTCTCACATTCAACAATGAGTGGCTGTCTCGATACAGAAACCAAATCGTGTCTCATTATGATGGTAAAAACCCTACCGTCGAATTCAAGTGGTCTGAATCTGATGTGGGCGTGATTTGGGTTTTTGATGAGCTCAATCACACATTTTTTGAGGTTAAATCTAAAGAAAAGATCGCCCATGGCCGAAGCTTTTTCAATCACAAAGTTGTGCTAAGAGAAAAGAATAACCGCAAGAAAGCCAACCTATCTCGCCATGAATACCATGATGCGGTATTGGCACTTGAAAACAAAATTGATGAATTCACCCAAGCTAAAGGAACAAAGAAACTACCGGCAAAAGCTGCCAGATATATCAAAGGAGGACCAAATAAATCTAAACGAAAAATAAACAAACCAAGTCAACCTGAACTTCCCAGAACGCTCTCTAACCAATCTCATTCGGAAGAAGGTGCAGATGAGTTTCGGACAATGAAAGACGAATTAACAGATGAAATTGAAAATATCCCTGATGAAATTGAATTTTAA
- a CDS encoding LysR substrate-binding domain-containing protein: MELRHLRYFKIVAELQHFHNAAKVLCITQPALSNQIKQLEEELGTKLFNRVGRRVLLSESGEAVLSAANQILSEVAELTNAVTNIEKGNSGTIKVGVLQSINALYIRKIVTEFDRQHSGISLNIMELPNIEIEHGVANGTLDIGIGFLLRQNYQNLLFEKLFDENWKLVLSSQSAHYAEDIMMGKKHPLKAVLLPREFETRAIVDAYFVTNKIQHSNITEVNSIAFILELIEAGSSFSILPAIFTEMNLGTKLVAIDLEPAIPPRTIGLFMDKDKLQKISVNNFSSLIRNFLKDKSFTMP, translated from the coding sequence ATGGAATTACGCCATTTGAGGTATTTTAAAATCGTTGCTGAATTACAGCATTTTCACAATGCAGCTAAAGTGTTATGTATCACACAACCTGCTTTATCAAATCAGATCAAACAGTTAGAAGAAGAACTTGGTACAAAGCTGTTTAACAGAGTAGGTCGAAGGGTACTGCTCTCAGAGAGTGGTGAAGCTGTGCTCTCCGCAGCTAATCAAATTCTGAGCGAGGTTGCAGAACTCACTAATGCCGTTACCAATATCGAAAAAGGTAATTCCGGTACTATAAAAGTCGGAGTTTTGCAGTCAATTAATGCGTTGTATATCCGGAAGATAGTCACTGAGTTTGATCGCCAGCACTCCGGTATATCTTTAAATATTATGGAACTTCCCAATATTGAAATTGAACATGGAGTAGCAAATGGAACGCTTGATATTGGAATAGGGTTTTTGTTGAGACAAAATTATCAGAATTTACTGTTCGAAAAGCTTTTTGATGAAAATTGGAAGTTAGTTTTGTCATCACAAAGCGCGCACTATGCAGAAGACATTATGATGGGAAAAAAACATCCACTTAAAGCCGTTTTACTGCCTAGAGAATTCGAAACAAGGGCAATAGTGGATGCTTATTTTGTAACCAATAAAATTCAACATTCGAATATAACCGAAGTGAATAGCATTGCGTTTATACTTGAATTAATTGAAGCAGGCAGTTCGTTTAGTATACTTCCAGCAATATTTACAGAAATGAATTTAGGCACAAAACTTGTTGCCATTGATCTTGAGCCTGCGATACCACCGCGCACAATTGGTTTATTCATGGACAAAGACAAGCTTCAAAAAATATCTGTAAATAATTTTAGTTCTCTAATAAGAAACTTTCTTAAAGACAAATCTTTTACCATGCCATAA
- a CDS encoding NnrS family protein → MMTKQNLLTENEKAIVPLFRQAFRPLFLFGAFFSVIAILLWGLTISGHINNLNFVGNQLFWHSHEMIFGFVTAIVIGFLLTAVQNWTGQRAPHGRTLIFIVMLWLMGRLAMLFGADLSIWLVIGIDLSFLPVCAYLLAKPIVRAKQTKNLFFIPVLLLLTICNAFMYIGLMVERPDIQQTGSLSAVLLITLLMTVIGGRVIPMFTANGTQTSKVNNILWLDISALISVWLLFALHFFMLTSFLPSSILSVLFAISAILVFIRGFRWKIWITLRVPLLWSLHIGYWFIPLGLMMFSAHYAGLDIPYSVALHALTAGAMGSMILSMMSRVSLGHSGRSLTPKRLMSLAFMLIIVVGFIRTLLIWLLPAQLSLWLWVSILAWAAAYTLYTIIYFPVLTTPRPDGRPG, encoded by the coding sequence ATGATGACGAAACAAAACCTACTAACGGAAAATGAAAAAGCCATTGTGCCCTTATTTCGCCAGGCATTTAGACCACTTTTTTTGTTTGGGGCGTTTTTTAGTGTGATTGCCATATTGCTGTGGGGCTTAACCATATCCGGTCATATTAATAATCTCAACTTTGTTGGCAACCAACTGTTTTGGCATAGCCACGAAATGATCTTCGGGTTTGTCACAGCGATAGTAATCGGATTTTTATTAACCGCTGTCCAGAATTGGACGGGGCAGCGAGCGCCGCACGGCAGGACACTGATATTCATTGTTATGTTATGGCTGATGGGAAGGCTTGCCATGCTCTTTGGGGCCGATTTATCGATATGGCTGGTAATTGGGATTGATTTAAGTTTTTTACCCGTTTGCGCATATTTATTAGCGAAGCCCATCGTGCGAGCCAAACAAACTAAAAACCTTTTTTTCATTCCGGTGTTGTTATTACTCACGATATGTAATGCGTTTATGTATATAGGGCTGATGGTGGAACGCCCGGATATTCAACAAACAGGCAGTCTTAGCGCTGTTTTACTTATCACCTTATTGATGACAGTGATTGGTGGCCGGGTTATTCCTATGTTTACCGCAAACGGAACTCAGACATCCAAAGTTAACAATATTTTATGGTTGGATATAAGCGCTCTTATAAGTGTTTGGCTATTGTTTGCCTTACATTTTTTTATGCTCACATCCTTCCTTCCCTCTAGCATTCTGAGTGTGTTGTTCGCCATTTCAGCAATATTAGTCTTTATTCGTGGATTTAGATGGAAGATTTGGATCACCTTGCGAGTACCATTGTTATGGTCTTTGCACATCGGTTATTGGTTTATTCCATTAGGGTTGATGATGTTTTCTGCACATTATGCAGGTCTTGATATTCCTTATAGTGTTGCCTTACATGCATTAACAGCTGGCGCAATGGGGTCAATGATACTCAGTATGATGTCCCGCGTATCATTGGGTCATAGCGGCAGATCCTTAACCCCTAAACGTCTAATGTCATTGGCATTTATGTTGATAATTGTCGTTGGGTTCATTCGAACATTATTGATTTGGCTGTTACCTGCACAATTATCTTTATGGTTATGGGTTAGCATCCTTGCTTGGGCTGCGGCTTATACCCTGTATACCATCATTTACTTTCCGGTATTAACCACCCCCAGACCCGATGGACGACCAGGCTAA
- a CDS encoding sensor histidine kinase: MKLPLQIENTQPYNVINDQSEMEIIKEITALQENLARDLHDDLSQYITTMTLYISEILASKKLKSAYHYANEMKSVSNDMNDSLKKLLASLRTKKIASNDSHHLTREDYQTLLSKWEELNPSISFNYQLGLIACINDSVLSQCYQIVKEALVNISRHAKAKHVQVKIGRNNNTFQISISDDGLGFNTSQTDNFKFGVIGMKERAKKINAFINISSAPNHGTSIQINVPL, from the coding sequence ATGAAACTTCCATTACAAATCGAAAATACTCAACCTTATAATGTTATTAATGATCAATCTGAAATGGAAATAATTAAAGAAATTACAGCATTACAAGAAAATTTAGCACGTGATTTGCATGATGATTTAAGCCAATACATTACTACTATGACGCTTTATATTTCAGAGATCCTTGCCAGTAAAAAATTAAAATCAGCTTATCATTATGCAAATGAGATGAAATCTGTCAGTAATGACATGAATGATAGTTTGAAAAAATTATTAGCCTCTTTGAGAACCAAAAAAATCGCTTCTAACGATTCACATCATTTAACGAGAGAAGATTATCAAACGTTATTATCTAAATGGGAAGAGCTTAATCCATCAATATCTTTCAATTACCAGCTTGGTTTAATCGCCTGTATTAATGATTCTGTTTTATCTCAATGTTATCAGATAGTGAAAGAAGCTTTAGTAAATATCAGCCGTCATGCAAAGGCAAAACACGTACAAGTAAAAATTGGTAGAAATAATAATACCTTTCAAATTTCGATTTCAGATGATGGATTAGGATTCAATACATCTCAGACTGATAATTTTAAATTTGGGGTAATTGGCATGAAAGAACGAGCCAAAAAAATTAATGCTTTTATCAATATAAGTAGCGCTCCGAATCATGGAACGTCTATTCAGATTAATGTACCTTTGTAA
- a CDS encoding response regulator, with translation MNKKISILLVDDHQVLRKGLKEILKNKLHIEEINEADNANQGYELYIKYMPDILITDLSLSDVGGLELINKIRRRNPHAKIIVYSMHEEHFYAVQALSAGALGYVLKSSPPENLFQAITHALNGKPFMCSEIAQKVAIHSLTGELSSMETLTSREFEVFRLIAKGLSVNDIANLLSISHKTVATYQTRLKRKLNIQNPIDLVKIAMQQGVLN, from the coding sequence ATGAACAAAAAAATCAGTATATTATTAGTTGATGACCATCAAGTTTTACGTAAAGGATTAAAAGAAATACTAAAAAATAAATTGCATATAGAAGAAATCAATGAAGCCGACAATGCCAATCAAGGTTATGAGCTTTACATTAAGTATATGCCAGATATTTTGATTACCGATTTATCGTTATCAGATGTGGGTGGGTTAGAACTAATTAATAAAATACGACGCAGAAATCCACATGCAAAAATTATTGTGTATTCGATGCATGAAGAACATTTTTATGCCGTCCAAGCTTTATCAGCTGGAGCCCTGGGGTATGTGCTTAAATCGTCCCCGCCAGAAAACCTGTTTCAGGCCATTACTCACGCCCTAAACGGCAAACCCTTCATGTGTAGTGAAATCGCCCAGAAAGTTGCTATCCACAGTTTAACGGGGGAATTATCCTCTATGGAAACGCTGACCTCAAGAGAGTTTGAAGTTTTCAGGCTGATTGCAAAAGGATTATCGGTGAATGATATTGCTAACCTTTTAAGTATCAGTCATAAAACTGTAGCTACCTATCAAACGCGTCTTAAACGTAAATTAAATATTCAAAATCCAATCGATTTAGTCAAAATTGCCATGCAACAAGGTGTGTTAAATTAA
- a CDS encoding dihydrodipicolinate synthase family protein, producing MKKLSGVISYVITPYNALGNLDVVKMSIIINELIHDGADAIAILGCAGECSSLTNDEKKLAISLAVDCVKSRVPVVVGICESTPQESTVMAEFAQSQGADVLMISPALNYASDDELIEHYRAISESLIIPIMVYNNPAVTGTDISIELLCKLVEQIPSIVMIKESSSSVEKVDHLIKALNGKANVLCGCNFIAVEALLAGADGWCTVSPSLIGNKAKSIYKLVKNGNKIEAIQLFEKYRLLFEFMVNNGLSSVVKAGLNYFGQAVGEPRKPLGKLSDDKKTELIELLNKL from the coding sequence ATGAAAAAACTCTCCGGAGTTATCAGCTATGTTATTACCCCTTACAACGCTCTTGGTAACCTTGATGTTGTAAAAATGTCAATTATCATCAATGAATTAATACATGATGGTGCGGATGCAATTGCTATTCTTGGCTGTGCTGGCGAATGTTCATCCCTGACAAATGATGAAAAAAAACTGGCTATTTCCCTGGCTGTTGATTGTGTGAAGTCACGAGTGCCCGTTGTGGTAGGCATTTGTGAGTCGACACCTCAGGAAAGTACTGTTATGGCAGAGTTTGCTCAATCTCAAGGTGCAGATGTTCTCATGATTAGCCCTGCACTGAATTACGCTTCAGATGATGAGTTAATTGAGCATTATCGAGCTATTTCAGAATCATTGATTATACCAATAATGGTCTACAACAATCCTGCAGTAACCGGAACAGACATTTCCATCGAATTACTTTGTAAATTAGTCGAACAAATCCCTTCCATCGTCATGATCAAAGAAAGTAGTAGCAGTGTTGAAAAGGTTGACCATTTAATTAAAGCACTTAATGGCAAAGCCAACGTTCTTTGTGGTTGCAACTTTATCGCTGTAGAAGCTTTATTAGCAGGTGCAGACGGTTGGTGTACTGTATCGCCCAGCTTAATTGGCAATAAAGCAAAATCCATTTATAAACTTGTTAAAAATGGAAACAAAATTGAAGCTATACAGCTATTTGAAAAATATCGGTTGTTGTTTGAATTTATGGTCAATAATGGCTTATCTTCCGTCGTTAAAGCAGGTTTAAATTATTTTGGTCAAGCTGTAGGAGAGCCACGAAAACCTTTAGGAAAACTCAGTGATGATAAAAAAACAGAACTAATAGAATTATTGAATAAATTATAA
- a CDS encoding MarR family winged helix-turn-helix transcriptional regulator, with the protein MGPLLQDQVCFALYSTSGEVTKAYGKLLKQHRLTYPQFVVMMALWKNDGASPTQLASVVGLSKATLSPILKKLEATGYLLRKSVPDNEKTKSMVLTQKGREFAGEGEAIAKMALCATGLNETEVNQLIAICNKIKNNL; encoded by the coding sequence ATGGGCCCGTTATTACAAGATCAAGTGTGCTTTGCTTTGTACTCAACAAGTGGGGAGGTCACCAAAGCGTATGGAAAGCTGTTAAAACAGCATCGGCTGACCTATCCACAGTTTGTTGTGATGATGGCATTATGGAAAAATGATGGTGCTTCCCCCACACAGCTTGCCAGCGTAGTTGGCTTAAGCAAAGCGACATTGTCTCCCATCTTAAAAAAGCTGGAAGCGACCGGATACCTTCTGAGAAAAAGTGTGCCAGATAATGAGAAAACCAAATCCATGGTTTTGACCCAAAAGGGACGCGAGTTTGCGGGAGAGGGAGAAGCCATTGCCAAAATGGCATTATGTGCAACTGGCTTGAATGAGACAGAGGTTAACCAGTTAATAGCTATCTGCAATAAAATCAAAAACAATCTGTAA
- a CDS encoding TniB family NTP-binding protein, which yields MTVNNNEKIKTLNEAILSRCIPHGNFQKAFDRGMSLMTLKDEGMPGSGMIVHGNSGVGKTTLTKALLKHGTKLYGEDAVIRTQLTSGSTVKGMFSELLVGFGDPLARRSTTKDLERRLIATISERKCRLIIIDEIQHLIPGGNPSQKVIDNILNAFKILDETGVSFVLSGMSSVMVLWNADEQIRSRFQTHYYLSHFLYPKDRSSWRAVTLKYVQTIGQHGIQVECPDFEDRCYAATSGAMRPLVLILTTAINNALKSGSETITAEHLHSATIKQIDSQDGLTDAFDVSLEKVLNFSVNLETKRTLAPTARGMGEIFGK from the coding sequence ATGACTGTAAACAATAATGAAAAAATCAAAACGTTAAATGAAGCGATCCTCTCAAGATGTATCCCGCATGGTAATTTTCAGAAAGCTTTTGATCGCGGCATGAGCTTGATGACACTGAAAGATGAAGGGATGCCTGGAAGTGGCATGATTGTTCATGGTAACAGCGGTGTGGGTAAAACAACTTTAACCAAAGCTTTATTGAAGCATGGCACAAAACTTTATGGCGAGGACGCTGTGATAAGAACCCAGTTAACCTCTGGTTCTACTGTGAAAGGCATGTTTTCTGAATTACTGGTAGGGTTTGGAGACCCACTTGCGAGGCGTTCTACAACAAAAGATTTAGAACGAAGGTTAATTGCGACAATTTCAGAGAGAAAGTGTCGTTTGATAATCATTGATGAAATTCAACATTTAATCCCTGGTGGTAACCCCTCCCAAAAAGTCATCGATAACATTCTGAATGCCTTTAAAATACTGGACGAGACGGGCGTTTCATTTGTTTTGTCTGGAATGAGTTCGGTGATGGTTTTGTGGAATGCCGATGAACAAATTCGAAGCCGATTCCAAACTCACTATTATCTTAGTCATTTTCTCTATCCGAAGGACAGATCGTCATGGCGAGCAGTTACCCTCAAATATGTCCAAACAATAGGCCAACATGGGATCCAAGTTGAATGTCCTGATTTTGAAGACAGATGTTATGCGGCCACATCAGGTGCGATGCGCCCTTTGGTTCTCATTCTCACAACGGCGATCAATAATGCGCTTAAGTCAGGAAGTGAGACGATAACTGCTGAGCATCTTCATAGTGCCACAATTAAACAAATTGATAGCCAAGATGGGCTGACTGATGCTTTTGATGTGAGCTTAGAGAAGGTGTTGAACTTCTCTGTAAATTTAGAGACGAAACGAACACTGGCCCCAACAGCCAGAGGCATGGGAGAGATTTTTGGAAAATAA